The stretch of DNA CAGCCGCCCCATTCAAGCCAGCCTGCGCCACCCTTCTTATCGGGGAACCACAGGTCGAGTTCGGCGCTCGGCTCGGTGAACGGGAAATAGCTCGGGCGCAGACGGGTCTTGGCTTCCGGACCGAACATGGCCACGGCAAGCTTATCGAGCACGCCCTTCAGATCGGCCATGGTCAGATGCTTGTCGACCGCAAGAGCCTCCACCTGGTGGAACACCGGCGTATGGGTGGCGTCGAGCTCATCGGTGCGGAACACACGGCCTGGGCATGCGATGTACAGCGGCACGCCACGGGTGAGCAGACCACGCACCTGATCGGAGGAGGTCTGGGTGCGCAGCACCATGTTGGATCCGACGAAGCCTGCGGCGTCCTTGGCCTGATTGCCCTTGACGTAGAAGGTATCCTGCATCTGACGTGCCGGATGATCGGGGCCGAAGTTCAGCGCGTCGAAGTCGTACCATTCGGTTTCCACTTCAGGACCGTCGGAGATCTGCCAGCCCATGGAGATGAAGAAGTCTTCGACATCCTCCATCAGCTTCGGCAACGGATGGCGCGCGCCAAGCGGCTTGCGATTGACCGGAAGGGTCATGTCCACGGTTTCGGCGGCAAGCGCACGGGCCTCTTCCTCGGCCTTGACCTGCTGTTCCTTGGTTCCATACGCACGACCGAAGTCGGCGCGCAGCTTGCCCATGATCTTGCCGGCGTCTTTCTTCTGGTCCTTCGGCAGCGCGCCGATGGCCTTGCTTGCCTGCGTCATCGCGGATTCCGCTCCGGCGTACTGCGTCTTGATGGCTTTTAATTCCTCCATGCTGGAGGCGTTTTCGATTTTCGCGATGCCCTCGGCAACCGCATCGGTTACCGCTTGGGCGTCGAATACCGCACCTTCTGCCACGAGATACCTTTCTCATTTCCCGTTTGTTTTACGCGAAAAACGCGCAATTTCAACGTTTTCCGACTTTACATTCTTTCAACATGACTCGACATAGCCAAGCTCAGCAGCATTACCGCCGAACTGGTGCCGAGGTTCAAGGATTCCGCTTTGCCATAGAGCGGTATGGACACGATCCTATCGGTTCGTTCCAAAACTTCCCTGGTCAATCCGCGCGCCTCATTGCCGAACAACACGGCTTTGGCTCCGGCAAGCGTTTCCGGCGCGGCGATTACATCCGTCAAGGATTCCGGCTGTCGGGAATCCGTACCGTATACATCGGCTGCATACACTGCCAACTCGTGAGTATCGCACCATGCGAAGAAGTCGTCCGTTCCCATGGTCAGAATCGGAAGGTGGAACAGTGATCCCGCGGTGGAGCGGATCACTTTCGGATTGAACACGTCCACGCAGTCGTCTACCAATACCACAGTGGAGCAACCGGCTGCATCGGCGGAACGGATCACGGTTCCGGCGTTACCGGGATCTCGGACCTGCCAAAACGCGGCGACCATCGCGTGTTCGTCAAAATCACTTGGAGCGGCGGATGCATCAAGGAAAGCTTGCATGTCCGCTACAGCAAGCACGCCTTGCGCATCGGCGCTCATACGGTGCATCACCGCATGAGTGACCTTGTGCACATACGCGCCGGCCTGCATGGCCTTGCCCGCCATCTGCGCGACGACAGGTGTCGCAAACGAGGCATCGGGCTGTGCCGACTCGACCTCAACGTAGAGATCCTCGACAATCCCCGGATGCCACGCCAGCAGCTCACGCACCGACTGCGGACCTTCTACCATGAAACGGCCGGACCGTTTCCGCCCTTTTCGATCGACGAGTTCGGACACACGGCGAACGCGCTCCGACTTGGGATTCGCAATGACTTCGGATTTTATAGGCATACGCGTTAGCCTAACACCATTGCCGCAATGAATACCCCGTCCATGTCGCATTTTTAATTCAGAAAACTTTCAGATTCATTCCAGCTTCAATCGCAGCGGACCAGCCAGAGGGCGCAGTTCGGTCGCGATATACAGGGTCAGGCAAATGATTTCAACGACTCTGCCGGCTCGCAGGATTCCAATACCGATAACAATTCCCCGGATTCGCAGCAGCCCGGCAACGCACAGGACGATGCCCCGCCCCAACCACAACAGGGCGGCAAACGTGTATTGCGGAACATCAACCATGACTTCCATGCCGACAAGGTACATGCCATCACCGGACCTTCCGACGCTGGCAAAACCACTATGATCGCTGATTTCCAAGCTTACCAATCCCACGGAGGGAAAAGTATTGTGCAACGGCAGCGATCTGGCGCAGCAGGATCGCTACCTCTTCACCTTGCCCCGTATGCGACATGTCATGAATTTGGCAGGTCGAGTACGGTGCTTTTGCACATCCATGAAAGACATGCACAGCTTGCGAGTGTTTTTCGCCACTTTCGATTGGTTTGCGAGCATCAGTTCGTTACACTGATTATCTGATTATTGTCTGATTGCGGTTGGGCGTGCGACATCATCCCATGAATGTTGGAGGTACAAGCATGAACGTCACGGTGTATTTAGGAGCTCACGAAGGCAACAACCCCGTATACAAGCAGGCCGTGGTGGAACTGGCCATATGGATTGCCGAGAACGGGCACCGTTTGGTGTATGGCGGTTCCGACGAGGGGCTGATGGCGGTCGTCGCCGACACGGTGCTTGAGCATGGCGGCGAGGTGACCGGCATCGAAGCGCAGATGTTCGTGGACAAGGGCGTCGCGCATAAGAATCTGACCCAGCTCGCCATCGTGCCGAACATCACCGAACGGCGCACGCGCATGATCGAGCTTGGCGACGCGTTCATCGCCTTCCCAGGCGGCACGGGAACGTTGGAGGAGATCAG from Bifidobacterium catenulatum PV20-2 encodes:
- a CDS encoding TIGR00730 family Rossman fold protein, giving the protein MNVTVYLGAHEGNNPVYKQAVVELAIWIAENGHRLVYGGSDEGLMAVVADTVLEHGGEVTGIEAQMFVDKGVAHKNLTQLAIVPNITERRTRMIELGDAFIAFPGGTGTLEEISEVVSKVCLDQLTQPCIFYNLNGFYDDMKTLLQRMIDDGFSTRERQHGIYFASNLAEIEHIIAMHKA
- the pheS gene encoding phenylalanine--tRNA ligase subunit alpha, coding for MAEGAVFDAQAVTDAVAEGIAKIENASSMEELKAIKTQYAGAESAMTQASKAIGALPKDQKKDAGKIMGKLRADFGRAYGTKEQQVKAEEEARALAAETVDMTLPVNRKPLGARHPLPKLMEDVEDFFISMGWQISDGPEVETEWYDFDALNFGPDHPARQMQDTFYVKGNQAKDAAGFVGSNMVLRTQTSSDQVRGLLTRGVPLYIACPGRVFRTDELDATHTPVFHQVEALAVDKHLTMADLKGVLDKLAVAMFGPEAKTRLRPSYFPFTEPSAELDLWFPDKKGGAGWLEWGGCGMVNPNVLKSAGLDPEVYTGFAFGVGVERTLLLRHDINDMHDLVEGDVRFSEQFVMGE
- a CDS encoding RNA methyltransferase, translated to MPIKSEVIANPKSERVRRVSELVDRKGRKRSGRFMVEGPQSVRELLAWHPGIVEDLYVEVESAQPDASFATPVVAQMAGKAMQAGAYVHKVTHAVMHRMSADAQGVLAVADMQAFLDASAAPSDFDEHAMVAAFWQVRDPGNAGTVIRSADAAGCSTVVLVDDCVDVFNPKVIRSTAGSLFHLPILTMGTDDFFAWCDTHELAVYAADVYGTDSRQPESLTDVIAAPETLAGAKAVLFGNEARGLTREVLERTDRIVSIPLYGKAESLNLGTSSAVMLLSLAMSSHVERM